The following are encoded together in the Trachemys scripta elegans isolate TJP31775 chromosome 7, CAS_Tse_1.0, whole genome shotgun sequence genome:
- the NANOS1 gene encoding nanos homolog 1 yields METFPPGKLEQHQPVEFLQGARYGAKSHSAYGNAFNSWNDYLGLATLITKAVGEEKGFGTQPSSVVVAATVQPAPAEDEEDDEEEEDAGTPYFEGALHLHDFDLCSHHHGESFLEERFADFSPFSGRASPAALVFNCSPAHLQRDRSPHAWGGGLGDGRLQAPQKPGSRLLKPELQVCVFCRNNKEAVALYTTHILKGPDGRVLCPVLRRYTCPLCGASGDNAHTIKYCPLSKMQASAAKQQLRNARTALGKKLR; encoded by the coding sequence ATGGAGACGTTCCCCCCCGGCAAGCTGGAGCAGCACCAGCCCGTGGAGTTCCTGCAGGGCGCCCGCTACGGTGCCAAGAGCCACTCCGCCTACGGGAACGCGTTCAACTCGTGGAATGACTATCTGGGGCTGGCCACGCTGATCACCAAGGCCGTGGGCGAGGAGAAGGGCTTCGGGACCCAGCCCTCCTCCGTGGTGGTGGCCGCCACCGTGCAGCCGGCTCCGGCGGAGGACGAGGAGGAcgacgaggaggaggaagacgcGGGGACCCCCTATTTCGAAGGCGCCTTGCACTTGCACGACTTCGACCTGTGCAGCCACCACCACGGCGAGAGCTTCCTGGAGGAGCGGTTCGCCGACTTCAGCCCCTTCTCCGGCCGCGCCAGCCCCGCCGCGCTGGTCTTTAACTGCTCCCCGGCTCACCTGCAGCGGGACCGCTCGCCTCACGCGTGGGGCGGCGGGCTGGGCGACGGGCGGCTCCAAGCGCCCCAGAAGCCGGGCTCCCGGCTGCTCAAGCCGGAGCTGCAGGTCTGCGTCTTCTGCAGGAATAACAAAGAAGCCGTCGCCCTCTACACCACGCACATCCTCAAGGGACCCGACGGCCGGGTCTTGTGCCCCGTGCTGCGGAGATACACGTGCCCCCTCTGCGGGGCCAGTGGGGACAATGCCCACACCATCAAGTACTGCCCCCTCTCCAAAATGCAGGCCAGTGCCGCCAAGCAGCAGCTCCGAAACGCCAGGACCGCCTTGGGCAAGAAACTCCGCTAG